The genomic DNA CACCGGGATGGCGGCCGTGGAGAGCAGGATGTAGAAGACGACCGTGCTGCCCCGGAACGGCAGGTGCGCGAAGGCGTAGCCCGCGGCCACGGCGATCACGCAGTTCGACGCCACGGCGGCGAGTGCCACGATGACGGAGTTGACGAAGGCGCGGCCCAGGTTCCCGACGGTCAGCGCGGTCATGAAGTTCTCGAACGTCGGCCGGTCCGGCCAGAGCTTCACCTCGCGGAAGGCGTCCTGCGCCGGGGTGAACGCCAGGGAGACCATCCACAGGAAGGGGAACAGGACGACGATCGTCGCGAGCAGCAGCAGGACCAGGTTGACTGCTTTGCTCCGCTCGCTGCGGGAGACCCGGGGTCGCCGGGCCGTCCGGTCGGCGGTGGTGTCGGTCATCGTTCGCGCCCTCCTCTCAGGGCGATCAGCGTGAGGCCGGCGATGAAGGCGAACAGGACGAACGCCATCGCCGAGGCCGATCCCATGCTGCTGTACTCGAAGGCCTCGGTGTAGATCAGGTAGTTCACGGTGGTCGTCGAGCTCATCGGTCCTCCGGAGGTCAGCACGAAGATCTCGGCGAAGCTCTGGGACAGGTAGATGATGTCGGTCGCCACCACGTAGACGAGCATCGGGCGCAGCCCGGGCAGGGTGACGTGGCGGAAGCGGTGCCAGAGCCCGGCGCCGTCGATGCTCGCCGCCTCGTACAGATGCCTCGGAATCGTCTGCAGCCCCGCCAGCAGCAGCACCATGTTGCTCCCCAGCGCTTTCCAGATGCGCATGACGGAGACGCCGTTCAGCGCGGTCTCCGGGTCGTTGAGCCACTTCTGCGGGGAGAGGTTCAGGACCTCGAGGACGTCGTTGAACAGCCCGTTCTGCGAGTACATCCACAGCCAGATCATGCTCACGGCGGTGAGCGAGACGATGTGCGGGACGTACAGCGCCGAGCGGAAGAGCCCGACCCCGCGGAACGGGCGGTTGGCCAGCATCGCCAGCACGAGGGCGATCACGACGGTCGGCGGGAGCACCTGCAGCGTGTAGCGCGCCGTCACCCACAGAGCATTGCGGAAGGCGCCGTCGGCGATCAGAGCGCCGTAGTTGGACAGGCCCACGAACGTCGGGGCACCGCGCTGCAGGGGCGTGTACTCGGTGAAGCTCAGCACCAGGCCGTACAGCACCGGAACGATCTGGAAGACCAGCACGTACACCGCTGCGGGGGCGACGAAGAGCATGCCGGCCCGGGACATCGAGCGGCGCAGCGGGCGGTGCGAGGGCTCGCGGCGTCGAGGAGACCGCGCGAGCCCCGTGCGCGGGCCGGTGCCGGCGGCGTCCGGGCCCTCCGTCGCCGCGCGGCCCGTCGAGGACGAGATGGCGTCGGAGATGGCGATCACCCTTCCTGCGCGATGATCTGCTCGAGCTCGGTGGCGGCCTGGTCGAGCGCCTCCTGCGGCGTCAGCGCGGCGTTGAGCGCCTGCTCGAGGTACTCGGCGAGGGTGTCGCGGATCTGCGTCCATCCCGCGACGTTGGGATTGGAGCGGAAGGACTCGGAGTTCTCCACCGTGGAGGCGATCGCCGGGGTCTCCTGGACGTAATCGCTCTCGACGGCGGAGGCGCGCGCCGGGACGATCCCGACCTCCTCAGCGTACTTGTTGTTGTAGTCCTTGCTGCCGATCAGCTGCATGAACTCCCAGGCGAGGTCCATCTTCTGGCTGTCGGGGTTGATCAGCAGGCCGGTCGCCGCACCGCCGAATGCGGCGGGCTCGTCCTCACTGTCGAAGGGCAGCACGTCCATGAAGCGCAGGTCGAGGTCCGGGGCGGCGGCCATGATCTGGGTGAGCGTCGCCGGGTCCGTGAAGAGCATCGAGGAGTCCTCGGTGGCCAGCGGCGACTGGGCGGGCGGCAGGGCGTCCCAGGTGCCGCCGAGATTGCTGTCGACGGGGGAGTCTCCCTGGTAGAGGCTCACGTACCATTCGAGCGCCTCGAGGCCTTCCGGGCCGTTGAACTGCACCGTGGTTCCGTCCTCGGACAGCAGCTCACCGCCGTTCGCCCACAGCAGGCTGGTGTAGGCCTGCTGCATCCCCGGTGGTTCGGCGCTGAACACGATACCCGCGCGCTCGAGAGAACCGCCCGATCGCACGGCGAGGGCGTCGGCGGCCTCGCGCAGCTCGACGAAGGTGGTCGGTGGCGCGTCGGGGTCGAGCCCGGCCTCTTCGAAGTGGGCGGCGTTGTAGGCCACCTGACGTCCCGTGGCGGCGATCGGGAACATGTAGTGGGCGCCGTCGACGACACCGCTCTCGAGACCGATCTTCAGGTCCTCGCGGTCGGCCTCCTCCATCTGCTCGAGGCGATCGTCGAGGGGCTCGATGCGGCCGTATTTCACCAGATCGGCCACCGCGGCGGGGCCGTGGCCGTAGAGATCGGGTCCCGTCCCCGAGGAGAATCCGGCATTGAGCCGCGGGGACATGTCCGGCCAATCGATGAACGTGACCTTGGCGCCGCGTCCCGTCCTCTCCGTGAAGGCGGGGACCAGGATCTCGGTGACGAAGTCCTGTTCGGTGGGCTGGACGCCGGGCCACCAGATGACGAGGTCGCCGTCGGGACCGCCGGCTCCGCCGGAGCCGCCGTCGCAGCCCGACAGCAGTGTTGGGGCACCGACCGCGGCGACCGCGGCGGCCGCGGCCGTCAGGAACGTGCGTCTGCGGGTGGGGAGCACGAGGGGCACCTCTCGTTCCGTGCAGGAATGGTCAACGCTCATCGGCGACGAGGACGTCGCGCATCCGCGTTCGGCCGATGGGGTCCGAGGATCCCGGGCCGACGGGACGAGCACGCTCTCGTCCCGATGATGGCGTTACGTATTAGGTTTCTGATCAGAGATTAGGCATGGCGTGCATCACCGTCAAGGGGGCTCCTGGGCTTCACGAGGGAGTCGTCGGCGCCGGCCCGTCGTCC from Brachybacterium sacelli includes the following:
- a CDS encoding carbohydrate ABC transporter permease, translated to MIAISDAISSSTGRAATEGPDAAGTGPRTGLARSPRRREPSHRPLRRSMSRAGMLFVAPAAVYVLVFQIVPVLYGLVLSFTEYTPLQRGAPTFVGLSNYGALIADGAFRNALWVTARYTLQVLPPTVVIALVLAMLANRPFRGVGLFRSALYVPHIVSLTAVSMIWLWMYSQNGLFNDVLEVLNLSPQKWLNDPETALNGVSVMRIWKALGSNMVLLLAGLQTIPRHLYEAASIDGAGLWHRFRHVTLPGLRPMLVYVVATDIIYLSQSFAEIFVLTSGGPMSSTTTVNYLIYTEAFEYSSMGSASAMAFVLFAFIAGLTLIALRGGRER
- a CDS encoding ABC transporter substrate-binding protein yields the protein MLPTRRRTFLTAAAAAVAAVGAPTLLSGCDGGSGGAGGPDGDLVIWWPGVQPTEQDFVTEILVPAFTERTGRGAKVTFIDWPDMSPRLNAGFSSGTGPDLYGHGPAAVADLVKYGRIEPLDDRLEQMEEADREDLKIGLESGVVDGAHYMFPIAATGRQVAYNAAHFEEAGLDPDAPPTTFVELREAADALAVRSGGSLERAGIVFSAEPPGMQQAYTSLLWANGGELLSEDGTTVQFNGPEGLEALEWYVSLYQGDSPVDSNLGGTWDALPPAQSPLATEDSSMLFTDPATLTQIMAAAPDLDLRFMDVLPFDSEDEPAAFGGAATGLLINPDSQKMDLAWEFMQLIGSKDYNNKYAEEVGIVPARASAVESDYVQETPAIASTVENSESFRSNPNVAGWTQIRDTLAEYLEQALNAALTPQEALDQAATELEQIIAQEG